Below is a window of Malus domestica chromosome 13, GDT2T_hap1 DNA.
GCCGCCGTCGAGGTCAAGGAGCACGTGCAATTGGTGGCCAGGCAAGCGCGAAAGGCGGGGTATGAAGTCGACCCGGATGATATTCGGGTCGCGTCGGCGGTATGGTCCGTTTTGTCCGGGTTTGAGAAACGGGTCCTTCCGGGCGTGGGAGATTTGAAACGGGTTCTTGAGTTTCTTCGGATTAGGAAGTGGAGCAAGTGCGAGAAGCAAGTCAAGTTCTTGGATTCGGAAATTGGTCTCGAGAATTTGGgggaggagaagagagaggtGGCCTTGTTGAGCAGCCTGAAGCGGTTGATGTGCTACTGTCGATGTGTGTTGTTCGATGCTGTCGATGGGGAACGGGGTCGAAGATCCGGCGGCGAGGCGGTGGGTTGCTTCAATTTAGAAGATTTCCGGTGCCCGATTTCGCTGGAAATGGCTGATCCGGTGACGGTATCAACAGGGCAGAGCTACGATCGGTGCTCGATTGCGAAATGGTTCAGAGCTGACAATCTCATTTGTCCCAAGACAGGGGAGAAGCTCAAGAACACGGAAGTGGTGCCGAATTTGGCGCTGAAGAGGTTGATCGAGCAGCACTGTTTCGAAAATGGTGGTGCGTTTGCTGATTCGGGTCGTCGAAATCTCGACATTGGGAGGGCTAGGCTTGCAGTTGCAGGGAGTTTGGCAGATGAGGGAGCCATGCAAATGGTGGCCGAGTTTCTTAATGGAAGGCTTGCGGTTGGGACAGTAGAAGAGCAGAACAAGGCTGCTTATGAAATCCGGCTTCTTACGAAAACAAGCATTTTTAACAGGTCTTGTTTGGTTGAAGCCGGTGTGGTTCCACATTTGTTGAAGCTGTTGTGTTCAGCTGATTCGGTGACTCAAGAGAATGCCATTGCATCCTTGCTGAATGTTTCGAAGTATTCGAAATGCAAGGCCGTGATTGTCGAAAATGGGGGTCTGAATTTGATGGTAGGTGTGTTGAAGAAAGGTCTCAAATCAGAGACTCGTCAGCATGCTGCTGGCACATTGTTTTACCTCGCTTCGACCGAGGAGTACAGGAGATTGATTGGAGAAACTGCAGATGCCATACCGGCTTTGATGGCGCTGATCAAGGATGGGACTGATAGAGCCAGGAAAAACGCATTGGTTGCGATTTTCGGGCTCCTCACACACCCTGCAAATCATAGGAGGGTGATAGCAGCAGGAGCAGTTCCTCTGCTCGTTCATGTCTTAACATTATTTGATAGTGAAGCTCTCGTCATGGATGCTCTGGCAATTCTGTCAACTCTCGCAGAGAAAGCTGATGGATCGATTGCAATTTTGCGTTGCAAAGCATTGGATTCGATTGTGGGGATCCTGAACTCCTCCATTCCAAGGGCGGGGAAGGAGTTCTGTGTATCTCTGTTGCTTGCTCTTTGTGTAAATGGCAGCGGAGATGTGGTTGCTCTTCTGGCGAAGAGCACTTCGCTTATGGGAACTTTGTATTCCCAACTCAGCGAAGGCACATCCCGAGCAAGCAAAAAGGCCAGTTCTCTCATCAGGGTCCTGCATGAGTTCCATGAAAGGTCATCCGGCTCAATCTCTCCGGTTCTTCCACAAGAGCGATTCGTTCACGTTAGGTAACCCCGAATATTAGTGGGGCGAATTACATGACTTGATTCTTTTCAGGCCCTCCTGTAAATCCAGGGTCCTGTGTATATATCGTGTTATTTTAGTTTGATTTTCTTCTGGTTTGGTTTCGTTATTGGCTTGGTTTTTCCAAGAGCTAATGACTGTATGTATGATATGATCAGCTTCTATTTTTTTCAACGAAGCTTTGTCCAAAATCATTGTTATATTGCAATGTATTgtaattgttttaccatttaaaATCACTAATAAATCATTCATGATTGTTTCAATATACAAAACTAGCTGCTCGAGTTTCTCCGATTTCCAGCCTTGATTGGTAGGGTAAAAGAAGCCGACTGTTTTTGGGTTCAGATATCAAGTGCCCTTTCGAGTTTTGATACCACTTGCTCCATGCTTGGCCTCTGCAGC
It encodes the following:
- the LOC103451957 gene encoding U-box domain-containing protein 18, which produces MLMNSSRVASQFRVLSRAMGTALDVLPLGLVSAAVEVKEHVQLVARQARKAGYEVDPDDIRVASAVWSVLSGFEKRVLPGVGDLKRVLEFLRIRKWSKCEKQVKFLDSEIGLENLGEEKREVALLSSLKRLMCYCRCVLFDAVDGERGRRSGGEAVGCFNLEDFRCPISLEMADPVTVSTGQSYDRCSIAKWFRADNLICPKTGEKLKNTEVVPNLALKRLIEQHCFENGGAFADSGRRNLDIGRARLAVAGSLADEGAMQMVAEFLNGRLAVGTVEEQNKAAYEIRLLTKTSIFNRSCLVEAGVVPHLLKLLCSADSVTQENAIASLLNVSKYSKCKAVIVENGGLNLMVGVLKKGLKSETRQHAAGTLFYLASTEEYRRLIGETADAIPALMALIKDGTDRARKNALVAIFGLLTHPANHRRVIAAGAVPLLVHVLTLFDSEALVMDALAILSTLAEKADGSIAILRCKALDSIVGILNSSIPRAGKEFCVSLLLALCVNGSGDVVALLAKSTSLMGTLYSQLSEGTSRASKKASSLIRVLHEFHERSSGSISPVLPQERFVHVR